From Coffea arabica cultivar ET-39 chromosome 10e, Coffea Arabica ET-39 HiFi, whole genome shotgun sequence, one genomic window encodes:
- the LOC113712272 gene encoding cytoplasmic tRNA 2-thiolation protein 1 isoform X3, producing the protein MAWIYSFCRLMKASRGTVMTLLKLLKEMKFRPAHLCWHGMGVGAGSVSDAVRKIWYGLPLKVVSYKDLYGWTMDEIVKLIGLKNNCTFCGVFRRQALDRGATLLKVDKLVTGHNADDIAETVLLNILRGDIARLSRCTSITTGEDGPIPRCKPFKYTYEKEIVMYAYFKRLDYFSTECIYSPNAYRGFAREFIKDLERIRPRAILDIIKSGEDFRISTSTKMPEQGNCERCGYISSQKWCKACVLLEGLNRGLPKLGIGRSRGANNELSKNAKEAKGIDSIQSKQCGTLDF; encoded by the exons ATGGCCTGGATTTATTCCTTTTGTCGGTTGATGAAGGCATCACGGGGTACCGTGATGACTCTCTTGAAACtgttaaaagaaatgaaattcag GCCGGCACACCTGTGTTGGCACGGCATGGGTGTGGGTGCAGGATCCGTATCAGATGCAGTCAGAAAGATTTGG TACGGACTTCCTCTTAAAGTTGTTTCCTACAAGGATTTGTATGGCTGGACAATGGATGAGATAGTAAAGCTGATAGGTTTGAAGAATAACTGCACATTTTGTGGTGTTTTCCGGCGCCAG GCCCTAGATCGAGGTGCCACATTGTTGAAAGTAGATAAACTAGTGACAGGACATAATGCAGATGATATTGCTGAAACAGTCCTCTTAAATATACTGCGAGGTGATATTGCCAG ACTGAGTAGATGCACATCTATCACAACTGGTGAAGATGGACCCATACCGAGATGCAAGCCTTTCAAATACACATATGAGAAAGAGATTGTTAT GTATGCATATTTCAAAAGGTTGGACTACTTCTCTACTGAAT GCATTTACTCTCCAAATGCTTACCGTGGATTTGCTCGAGAATTTATCAAGGATCTAGAGAGGATCAG ACCAAGAGCAATATTGGATATCATTAAATCAGGTGAAGATTTTAGGATCTCCACTTCAACAAAAATGCCAGAGCAGGGTAATTGTGAACGCTGTGGTTACATTTCCAGCCAG AAATGGTGTAAAGCTTGTGTCTTGCTAGAGGGACTGAATCGTGGTTTACCAAAGCTTGGTATTGGGAGAAGTCGCGGTGCTAATAATGAGCTGAGCAAGAATGCAAAAGAAGCGAAGGGAATAGATAGTATTCAGAGCAAACAATGTGGAACTTTGGACTTCTGA
- the LOC113712272 gene encoding cytoplasmic tRNA 2-thiolation protein 1 isoform X1 produces MEAEEVVAKPPKGRFCTICNQRRAALKRPKTLEQICRECFYAVFEEEIHGVIVDNQLFKPGERVAIGASGGKDSTVLAYVLSELNRRHNYGLDLFLLSVDEGITGYRDDSLETVKRNEIQYGLPLKVVSYKDLYGWTMDEIVKLIGLKNNCTFCGVFRRQALDRGATLLKVDKLVTGHNADDIAETVLLNILRGDIARLSRCTSITTGEDGPIPRCKPFKYTYEKEIVMYAYFKRLDYFSTECIYSPNAYRGFAREFIKDLERIRPRAILDIIKSGEDFRISTSTKMPEQGNCERCGYISSQKWCKACVLLEGLNRGLPKLGIGRSRGANNELSKNAKEAKGIDSIQSKQCGTLDF; encoded by the exons ATGGAAGCCGAAGAGGTGGTGGCTAAACCCCCAAAAGGCCGCTTCTGTACCATCTGTAACCAGAGACGCGCCGCCCTCAAACGCCCCAAAACCCTTGAACAA ATATGCAGGGAGTGTTTCTATGCGGTGTTCGAAGAAGAAATTCACGGCGTAATAGTGGATAACCAGCTTTTCAAGCCTGGTGAACGCGTAGCCATTGGAGCTTCTGGTGGAAAAG ATTCCACGGTGCTTGCTTATGTATTATCAGAATTGAATCGCAGGCACAACTATGGCCTGGATTTATTCCTTTTGTCGGTTGATGAAGGCATCACGGGGTACCGTGATGACTCTCTTGAAACtgttaaaagaaatgaaattcag TACGGACTTCCTCTTAAAGTTGTTTCCTACAAGGATTTGTATGGCTGGACAATGGATGAGATAGTAAAGCTGATAGGTTTGAAGAATAACTGCACATTTTGTGGTGTTTTCCGGCGCCAG GCCCTAGATCGAGGTGCCACATTGTTGAAAGTAGATAAACTAGTGACAGGACATAATGCAGATGATATTGCTGAAACAGTCCTCTTAAATATACTGCGAGGTGATATTGCCAG ACTGAGTAGATGCACATCTATCACAACTGGTGAAGATGGACCCATACCGAGATGCAAGCCTTTCAAATACACATATGAGAAAGAGATTGTTAT GTATGCATATTTCAAAAGGTTGGACTACTTCTCTACTGAAT GCATTTACTCTCCAAATGCTTACCGTGGATTTGCTCGAGAATTTATCAAGGATCTAGAGAGGATCAG ACCAAGAGCAATATTGGATATCATTAAATCAGGTGAAGATTTTAGGATCTCCACTTCAACAAAAATGCCAGAGCAGGGTAATTGTGAACGCTGTGGTTACATTTCCAGCCAG AAATGGTGTAAAGCTTGTGTCTTGCTAGAGGGACTGAATCGTGGTTTACCAAAGCTTGGTATTGGGAGAAGTCGCGGTGCTAATAATGAGCTGAGCAAGAATGCAAAAGAAGCGAAGGGAATAGATAGTATTCAGAGCAAACAATGTGGAACTTTGGACTTCTGA
- the LOC113712272 gene encoding cytoplasmic tRNA 2-thiolation protein 1 isoform X2, whose product MEAEEVVAKPPKGRFCTICNQRRAALKRPKTLEQICRECFYAVFEEEIHGVIVDNQLFKPGERVAIGASGGKDSTVLAYVLSELNRRHNYGLDLFLLSVDEGITGYRDDSLETVKRNEIQYGLPLKVVSYKDLYGWTMDEIVKLIGLKNNCTFCGVFRRQALDRGATLLKVDKLVTGHNADDIAETVLLNILRGDIARLSRCTSITTGEDGPIPRCKPFKYTYEKEIVMYAYFKRLDYFSTECIYSPNAYRGFAREFIKDLERIRPRAILDIIKSGEDFRISTSTKMPEQGNCERCGYISSQFSVPSSDFLLLSMVLFA is encoded by the exons ATGGAAGCCGAAGAGGTGGTGGCTAAACCCCCAAAAGGCCGCTTCTGTACCATCTGTAACCAGAGACGCGCCGCCCTCAAACGCCCCAAAACCCTTGAACAA ATATGCAGGGAGTGTTTCTATGCGGTGTTCGAAGAAGAAATTCACGGCGTAATAGTGGATAACCAGCTTTTCAAGCCTGGTGAACGCGTAGCCATTGGAGCTTCTGGTGGAAAAG ATTCCACGGTGCTTGCTTATGTATTATCAGAATTGAATCGCAGGCACAACTATGGCCTGGATTTATTCCTTTTGTCGGTTGATGAAGGCATCACGGGGTACCGTGATGACTCTCTTGAAACtgttaaaagaaatgaaattcag TACGGACTTCCTCTTAAAGTTGTTTCCTACAAGGATTTGTATGGCTGGACAATGGATGAGATAGTAAAGCTGATAGGTTTGAAGAATAACTGCACATTTTGTGGTGTTTTCCGGCGCCAG GCCCTAGATCGAGGTGCCACATTGTTGAAAGTAGATAAACTAGTGACAGGACATAATGCAGATGATATTGCTGAAACAGTCCTCTTAAATATACTGCGAGGTGATATTGCCAG ACTGAGTAGATGCACATCTATCACAACTGGTGAAGATGGACCCATACCGAGATGCAAGCCTTTCAAATACACATATGAGAAAGAGATTGTTAT GTATGCATATTTCAAAAGGTTGGACTACTTCTCTACTGAAT GCATTTACTCTCCAAATGCTTACCGTGGATTTGCTCGAGAATTTATCAAGGATCTAGAGAGGATCAG ACCAAGAGCAATATTGGATATCATTAAATCAGGTGAAGATTTTAGGATCTCCACTTCAACAAAAATGCCAGAGCAGGGTAATTGTGAACGCTGTGGTTACATTTCCAGCCAG TTCTCTGTTCCATCATCTGATTTTCTGCTGTTAAGTATGGTATTATTTGCTTGA